TGTTAGTCATAATaactagcatttactgagcagctgctgtgtgctgggctccGTGTGTCTTTAGTCCTTTAAATTCTATTAACTGGATACTATTAGTCGGCCCATTTATAGATGGGAATAACACTGACTCAGAGACATTTGGCAACTGGCCCAAAGCCAAATAGTGAAAATGTGGAGGAgacagatttgaacccagatctgactCCCAAGACATTGTTTCTACAGCACTGGctgcctctccccaaacccctacCCTGTGCCCCCAAGTCCCCAGCCCCTGACTCTGCTCTGCCGGCAGGGTACGACTTTGCTGCCGTCCTCGAGTGGTTCGCCGAGCGCGTGGATCGCATCATCCTGCTCTTTGATGCCCACAAGCTGGACATCTCTGACGAGTTCTCAGAAGTAATCCAAGCCCTCAAGAACCACGAAGACAAGATGCGGGTGGTGCTGAACAAGGCCGACCAGATCGAGACGCAGCAGCTGATGCGGGTGTACGGGGCCCTCATGTGGTCCCTGGGGAAGATCGTGAACACCCCCGAGGTGATCCGGGTCTACATCGGCTCCTTCTGGTCCCACCCCCTTCTCATCCCAGACAACCGGAAGCTATTTGAGGCCGAAGAGCAGGATCTGTTCCGAGACATACAGAGTCTGCCACGAAATGCTGCCCTGCGCAAGCTGAATGACCTCATCAAGAGAGCCAGGCTGGCCAAGGTGAGGCTGCCGGGGGGAATGGGCAGCATAGGCGGGGACAAcggcttgggggagggggttcAGCTGTAAAAGCTGAGCTGCTGCCTGCCCACGCGAGGATGTCCCATAGGCACTACATCAGGAGCATCAGTCATGCCAGCTCtggacggggggtgggaaggcaggGTCAGGATAGTGTGATGGTTATGATCACCTGCCCTGGCATCAGATGGCCAGATTGGAGTCAACTGCCCAGTTTACTCTGTGATCCCAACCCCAGCAAGGGCCCTggtctctctgtgcctgtttccacATCAGTAAATTGAAAGACTTAGAAGATAAAGTAgaataaagaatgagaaagcCTTCATCACAGTGCCTGGTGGCCTCTGAGGTGCTTGGTACATGTGAATTGTTACTGTCTTCCTCGTCATCAACCCCATCACCAGAATTATCATCCCTGTTACTGCCTTGACCTTAACCTCCCCACAACTTCACCTTACCCCTAAGATCTAGCAAAATAGCTCAGTGCTGCAAGCAGCAGAAGAGACAAGGTGGAgacaaaaattatttcagaagtaGGAGCAGGTGGAGGGATTTACAGGAAGAGATGGGGTGGGAGCTGCCCTCgaggaaaggaaagaatcaaGGTCTTGATCCAGAGGTTTCTCTCTGCTCCTGTTATGCAGGTCCATGCCTACATCATCAGCTCTCTGAAGAAGGAGATGCCCTCGGTGTTTGGAAAGGACAACAAGAAAAAGGAGCTGGTGAACAACCTGGGCGAGATTTATCGCCAGATTGAGCGGGAGCACCAGATCTCACCTGGGGACTTTCCCAACCTGAAGAGGATGCAGGTAAGCAGGCTCTGGGGCTCCAGGAAAGGGACAATGTCACACAAGCTGGCTGAGCAGCCTGAGCTTGAAGGAGGACCCCCTTGGATGCCCTGGTGTGAAACTCAACTCAGAACCAGCAGGCAGGCAGATGGCCCAGGGTCTGCCCTCCCTGTTGGATTGACCCCGGCCTAACAGGTGCCGTATCTGGGCCTGGGGTAAGACACAGAGCCCAGGGCTCCCAGTGGGGCAGGGGTGTTAGCAGGTGTTTGGAGTCTGACACCTCCAGTTTTCCCAGTCACGGCTACCGCAGGTTTGGACTCCCCACGGGGTCACGTGAAGCAAAGCAAGTCACCTGACAAATGAACATTCTCTTGGCCTTTCATTGCTTAAGTTTACCACTGAGCTCCCACTTGGGAGCAATTTAGGACATAAGCTGTGGAGAAGCAGAAGTCTGCACCGGAGATCGCCATCTTTGGGGTGCACCGTGGGCTCCTCTCTTGGGCTAGGGTCTGTGACACATGGTTCTTATGCTATCCCTGAAACAGTCCCCCAGGGGAGGCATTTCctcctccttttacagatgagcaaactgaagtTTACAAAGGTAATTAACCTGCTTAGGGTTTTCTGAGTGTAGTGTTCACATAGGCTGCAAGTAGAAACCCCAGAAGCTGTCCACGGTCAGTACAATACTAACTGGATCCTCTCTGAGCATCTGTCTCCTCATCTACCTATTGAGGTTACAAAAGCCCCTCCTTGTGTGGAGACTGTGAGTATCCATCAGATAACATGTGCAAGGCCCTCAGCGTGGCCTGGCACAGACTATGCTCTTAAAGTGCAGTAGCAAGTTAGGGAAGATGTCACCAGTAGGGGAAGCTGGGTAGTGAGTACAAAGGACCGACTTCTCTGGACAGTTTTTGCAGATTCTCATGGttctgtaattatttaaaaataaaaaacgtATTAAGGATGAagcaattaggaaaaaaacagcAGCAGATGTAGTAGTAatgttgtttttgttcttgttactGTTAGGGTTTCAGAACATCAGTACAGTACCAAAGAGGCATTTTTCAGTTTCCTATctgtcaaaatgaaaagaaagacaaaacagaCATCCAAAGTATGCGTTTGCTCATGCATCCATTCATCCCTATAGCCGCCTACCATGAGTCAGTCACTAATTTCAGAATTGCTTTCATGTAATTTGGATTTCAactttcagtttctctttctgttaagAATTAATGATCTGTAAGCGCACGTTTGCGGAGGATGACATTTGATAGGGATCATATGACTTTTTCAAATGGGAAGAATCCTTTTGCAGCATAAATGGTTTCACCTTCTTGCTCATTTGCCAGTCGGACGTCAGGTTCTGTTGTTAGGGATGCTGCATCAGTAATGGAAACAGTTGTCCTGTCGGGGCACATGTGGGTTGGTGGAAGCACCCACTGTGTCCCCTGGAAGATATTGGGACCTCTAGTTGGGAGCCCACCAAACACCTAGATGTGGACAGgctgggagagacagagggaccTAGAGCAGAAGAAAGGGCTTGTCCTCCCTGAAGGGAGGTGAGCACGCCCAGCCTCACACTTGCTCTTGAAATGTAGCTGTGGGcgttttctgaatttttctgcgGTGACCTCACTGTGCTTGTCCTGAGACTGTCCCCTGTGCACCGGCTCCTCCCGTGGCCCTGAGACTGCAGTGGCCAGAGCCAGGGCAGAAGTGGGAAGCTCTCATCTTGTCATTATAGAGGCCAAGGAGAAGCTGGGTGCTGGAGACCCAGGACCTTTCAAAGCGGCAAAGACATGCAAAGCAGGAACATACTTCATTTACAGTGTGGTGGGGTCTTGAGAAGTCAACGAGGGGAGCTTTACAAACCTGCCTGCCGCCCCCGCCTGCTGTGTCAGGACCCTCAGGGAGAAGCCGATGGTTGAAAACTCTTTCCAGATAATCCCGTGAGCGCCCTGATTAAGAGCCGCTGGCTTGGGAATGACCTTTGCCTTCTGCTGTGATTTGTTTTTCGTTGCCTGTGCCTCCGTTTTTCCTTCCCTAAATGGCAACAGAATGTGATTGCCTGCTCTCACAAAGGCACGAGCTGTGGGGGGCAGAGTGAATGAGATCATTAATGGAGTGACAGCACTTCCGGCGTTTTCAGGTGTCACCCTTACCGAGGTGGACACCCACATGACCCAGTCTTCAGCGTTCAAGAACTAGCGTTCAATAGCCAAACTTAGAGAGGAATTTAATTAGTCATTCCCTAGGTATCCgcaggggactggttccaggaccctccaCAGACACCGAagtccacagatgctcaagtcccttagaCAAGATGGCACAGTAGAGTTGGCCCTCCTTATTCATGGATGCAGAGCCCTCGTATACAGAGGACTGACTGTATGTGTTTTCTGGAACATTAAAGGGAATCCAAATGGATCAAACAGATAATTGTTaagtttccctttcttttccaatCCCTGTCGCTGTTCTGCTCTCTCCCGAAAAGAGCCAAGGGCCAATGTGCCTTTTTTCTCCTGCTCTCATATCTTTTATGATTTTGTGATGTGGATTCACTTAGCCTCCAGGCCAAAGAGCTGTGACCATTCTTGCATTAGTAGGAGGTAGCCTCCCCAACGGGGGAGGGATCTCCTTCCATTGCCTTCCATCCCCACcttcttttctccccctcttcccaggaCCAGCTACAGGCCCAGGACTTCAGCAAATTCCCACCTCTGAAGAGCAAGCTGCTGGAGGTGGTGGACGACATGCTGGCCCAGGACATCGCCCAGCTCATGACGCTGGTGCGCCAGGAGGAGACACGGCGGCCCATCCAGGGGGTGAAGGGCGGAGCCTTCGAGGGCACCCTGCACAGCCCCTTCGGGCACGGCtacggggagggggctggggagggcatcGATGACGCCGAGTGGGTGGTGGCCAGGGACAAGCCCATGTACGATGAGATATTCTACACCCTGTCGCCGGTGGACGGCAAGATCACAGGTGCCAACGCCAAGAAGGAGATGCTGCGCTCCAAGCTGCCCAACAGCGTGCTGGGCAAGATCTGGAAGCTGGCCGATGTCGACAAGGATGGCATGCTGGACGATGAGGAGTTCGCGCTGGCCAACCACCTCATCAAAGTCAAGCTGGAGGGGCATGAGCTGCCCAGCGAGCTGCCTGCCCACCTTGTGCCCCCATCCAAGAGGAAAGCTGCCGAGTGACGGGAGGTGCAAAAGTGCAGAGCGGGAGGTGTTAGAGGAGCTGGGAGAGGCGatgtcacatacacacacacagaccttgAGAACAGCACTGCAGACCAGAGGGGACAGTGATCCCCAGGTTTCCAGGTGGATCTTCAAGTTCTTGGCTTTGGTTGAAGCACAGGCACACTCCCAGGGCCCCAGGTGTCAAGCCTAGGTCTccagccctccttccctcccataTCCCACTGCCCGGAGACCTGCCTTCCCCTGCAGAGGTGGTTCCCTTGCCCACAGATGGCCCACCCACCTCCCGATTCTCCCGACTCAGAGCAGATGGAGAGGGCTTTTCACTGAATACGCAGTccattttctccctgtgctttctCCCCCATCTTTGGCTTCCTAGTACGAAATCTGCTCTGGGACCAGAATATGTGAGGGAAGGTGGGGCGGCCGGCTactgcaggtggggaggggagagggaagcaccCTAGGGGAGCCAGGCCCCCGACTTGAAGAGACATGGCCCTGAGCCATGTTCTTTCCCCGGCTTGGGCCCTGACTGCTTCAGCAAACCTGGCTTTGAACCCTGCTTGCACTTCATTTCAAAGAATCCCAGAACCAGagagacaagagaaaaaaactggCAGGCAAGAAAGCCAAGAAACTGTCCCATCATCCTCTGCTCTCACAGCCAGTCAGGGTGGCTTGATTCCACAGATTCTGTGAGATTCGTGTTTTTCCTACCCGGCCTCTCGTGTGGATGCTTGTTCTTGACTCGCATTTTGAGTGCCAGAAGCACTGGATACACGTGAGCCCACGTGGTCCTCACCACTCTCCAAGGAAGTATGCCTTAGTCCCTCCTTTTGCAGGGAGGAGCCTGAGCCTCCGAGGGGTTTAGGTGCCCCTCCCAGCGCCACAGAGCTCACATGCGATCGAGCCAGGGCCACAGACTCTTCCCTCCGTCCTGATAAGGTGCAGGAGCCCAGTGTTTCTGGTTGAGGACAAAGCATGGAGAAGAAGCAAAGTATGCAGGCCCCTCACGGCCTCTCAGAGCAGGCTGGTGGGGGAGAAGGGCCAGCCAGCATTTGGTGGGCCATCAGTCTGGCCATCTGTCACATCACAGAAGCAAACCGTGCCTTCTGGCGATGCGCCCTGTGTTCCTAAAATCGCAGAAGCCCAACATCGCCAGCTGGAGAGTGGGCTGGCCTGCTGGGGGCTGTTTGCCTCTGTCTCTACTCCGCCTCCCACCCAGTAGCCTGAATCATCCCAGCTCAAATGCAGCCACCGACTCTTATCGAGTGGGACCTCCTTTCGGTTCTCAGAGGGCCAGCTTGAGAGGGCTGAGGTCGTGTTCCCTGCAGGACCCCCATGACTCTGCGGTGTCCTTGGCAAACCCACACCATTCTCggtgccctcctgcctccctcatgGTCCCTCCCTTGGCTTGCTTTGTGGCCACTGAGCCAGTCACTTTGTATGCTATGCTCCTATTGTGATGGAAAACGAAAATAAGTATAACTTATTTTGTATCTACATTCAGACTACATAGAGAATATTCTGTGATCTATGATGTGCTTACTACTGCAGTGCATTTGTCATCAGTATTCATGTCAATATAGCACATTTATCCTTTGGTACCTTCTTGGCCACAGAGCATCATTCCATGGGAGGCTGAGGAAGAGGATCTGGGTTCTTCCTTGGGCATCTTTGGCAGAGGATCAGGGCTGTCCGTAGCCAGCATCCACAAACAGTATCCCACTGGCCTGGTGCCTCTCCGGGCTCATTGACTATCCAGGCTGCCCCGGTGGAACCACCCTGCCACTCTGGAGTGGAGCTGGTCCCTAGCTCCTGGGCTTCCTTCTGCATCCCCGCGTTTCTCTTTCTCCTGCAATGAAGGCTAAAGGAAGACCGAGGCAGAGAGGTCTAACCTCCTCTAACTCAAGTGCCAGGCCCAGCAGAGGGACCATGTCTCAGCCCTGTGCCTTTACTTGAGCTGAAGGAGAAGTGGGGAGAcacagagggaggggaggtgTCTGTCTTTATTTTAGATGAAAGGGGGTGTGTTAGCCCCCTACATCTCCCATGCCACATGTACCACCTTCgtgccctgcctctccccctcccttc
The sequence above is a segment of the Camelus bactrianus isolate YW-2024 breed Bactrian camel chromosome 15, ASM4877302v1, whole genome shotgun sequence genome. Coding sequences within it:
- the EHD3 gene encoding EH domain-containing protein 3 — encoded protein: MFSWLGSDDRRRKDPEVFQTVSEGLKKLYRSKLLPLEEHYRFHEFHSPALEDADFDNKPMVLLVGQYSTGKTTFIRYLLEQDFPGMRIGPEPTTDSFIAVMQGDVEGTIPGNALVVDPKKPFRKLNAFGNAFLNRFVCAQLPNPVLESISVIDTPGILSGEKQRISRGYDFAAVLEWFAERVDRIILLFDAHKLDISDEFSEVIQALKNHEDKMRVVLNKADQIETQQLMRVYGALMWSLGKIVNTPEVIRVYIGSFWSHPLLIPDNRKLFEAEEQDLFRDIQSLPRNAALRKLNDLIKRARLAKVHAYIISSLKKEMPSVFGKDNKKKELVNNLGEIYRQIEREHQISPGDFPNLKRMQDQLQAQDFSKFPPLKSKLLEVVDDMLAQDIAQLMTLVRQEETRRPIQGVKGGAFEGTLHSPFGHGYGEGAGEGIDDAEWVVARDKPMYDEIFYTLSPVDGKITGANAKKEMLRSKLPNSVLGKIWKLADVDKDGMLDDEEFALANHLIKVKLEGHELPSELPAHLVPPSKRKAAE